The proteins below are encoded in one region of Podarcis raffonei isolate rPodRaf1 chromosome 6, rPodRaf1.pri, whole genome shotgun sequence:
- the LOC128415748 gene encoding phosphate carrier protein, mitochondrial-like, with protein MPCPSADQGKCSSWKEETSSTKFTSSQNIPWLWSAAAYSSCRTGIDSRSISNLEKMEMEAARSCTYPHPKLWSRLWTVACPASWSSQGNSSGSPALPLLCKASGSYRAMDAVASLNSSLLSLCKHRRCLSAAAATKKAAPPPPPPEEEYSCEYGSTTYLILCSLGGVVSCGATHTAVCPLDVVKCRMQVEPTRYRGLFQGLSLTVQEEGMRGLVKGWAPTAIGYSMQGLAKFGLYEYFKIYYSDLLGPEQAYLWRTSVYLAASASAEFFADIALSPMEAAKVRIQTQHGFANTLREAAPKMYIEEGLWAFYKGVAPLWMRQIPYTMMKFSCFERTVEALYKYVMPKPRDQCTKMEQLGVTFVGGYIAGVFCAVVSHPADSVISVLNKEKGSTAVGVLKKLGMKGIWKGLFTRILMIGTLTALQWFIYDSVKVYLKLPRPPPPEMPASLKKKLSEK; from the coding sequence ATGCCTTGTCCTTCTGCAGACCAGGGAAAATGCAGTTCCTGGAAGGAGGAGACTAGCAGCACCAAGTTCACCTCCTCCCAGAACATACCTTGGCTGTGGAGTGCAGCTGCCTATTCTTCCTGTAGAACGGGTATCGACAGCAGATCCATTAGCAACCTGGAGAAAATGGAAATGGAGGCCGCTAGGTCTTGCACATACCCCCACCCCAAGCTCTGGTCTCGACTCTGGACAGTTGCTTGCCCCGCTTCCTGGAGCTCTCAGGGAAACAGCAGCGGCAGCCCTGCACTCCCACTTTTGTGCAAGGCCTCAGGCAGCTACAGGGCCATGGATGCAGTGGCCTCCCTGAACAGCAGTCTACTCTCTCTGTGCAAACATCGGCGCTGCCTGTCAGCAGCAGCTGCAACCAAAAAAGCGGcccctcctccacctccaccagAGGAAGAGTATAGCTGTGAGTATGGGTCAACGACTTACCTCATACTGTGCTCCCTGGGTGGCGTGGTGAGCTGTGGCGCAACCCACACAGCAGTATGCCCGCTGGATGTGGTGAAGTGCCGCATGCAAGTGGAACCTACGCGCTATCGGGGACTTTTTCAGGGGCTTAGTCTCACTGTGCAAGAGGAGGGAATGCGTGGTCTGGTCAAGGGGTGGGCTCCAACAGCCATAGGCTACTCCATGCAAGGACTTGCCAAGTTTGGCCTCTACGAGTACTTCAAGATCTATTACTCTGATTTGTTGGGTCCCGAACAAGCTTATCTGTGGCGTACCAGCGTTTACCTCGCTGCTTCAGCTAGTGCTGAGTTCTTTGCTGACATTGCTTTGTCCCCAATGGAAGCTGCCAAGGTACGAATTCAGACCCAGCATGGCTTTGCCAacacactgcgggaggcagctCCCAAGATGTACATTGAAGAAGGGCTGTGGGCTTTCTACAAGGGGGTGGCTCCACTCTGGATGCGGCAGATCCCTTACACCATGATGAAGTTTTCCTGCTTTGAAAGAACTGTAGAGGCTCTCTACAAATACGTCATGCCCAAACCACGGGATCAGTGCACCAAAATGGAACAACTTGGAGTCACATTTGTTGGTGGATATATTGCTGGAGTCTTTTGCGCTGTAGTCTCACACCCAGCTGATTCTGTGATATCTGTGCTCAATAAAGAAAAGGGCAGCACTGCTGTAGGCGTCCTCAAGAAATTGGGCATGAAAGGCATCTGGAAAGGGCTATTTACCCGCATCTTAATGATTGGCACCCTCACTGCCCTGCAGTGGTTCATCTATGACTCAGTGAAAGTTTATCTCAAGCTACCCCGGCCCCCACCACCTGAGATGCCTGCCTCTTTGAAAAAGAAACTCTCTGAAAAATAG